A genomic segment from Nitrosopumilus sp. K4 encodes:
- the artG gene encoding thaumarchaeosortase: MGIIASPILFALVVFPDTFSLSWNQGRGGFLFALVFIIAELVGLKIVISKKRLISVIPLASLMIVYLTSLEYGLRDYILDSAEHYGVQLIYSWTWLWDFVLMTLFVMSALSMFFGTRWIRIAPAGPIFLGGSAIILSLDAFFPYDSLGPLQYVVPYLVQTNVWLVTLFDLGVATARDNIMFLKGDYGPMVLQVFWPSAGVHSIIIYSLVMGAFLLKMNIPRHRKSIYFALGICGTIGVNVIRIFSLSWYALKVTTDAAKWEEFHSVAGEILFLPWLFIFLLIVILIESKRLKKLESEGKSVSKSN, translated from the coding sequence ATGGGTATTATTGCTAGCCCAATTCTATTTGCCTTAGTTGTATTCCCTGACACTTTTAGCTTGAGCTGGAATCAAGGTCGTGGGGGATTTCTGTTTGCTCTTGTTTTCATAATTGCCGAATTAGTTGGACTAAAAATTGTAATCTCTAAAAAGAGATTAATTTCTGTAATTCCTCTGGCATCTCTTATGATTGTGTATTTGACAAGTTTGGAATATGGATTACGCGATTATATTTTAGATTCAGCTGAACATTATGGTGTTCAGTTAATTTACTCGTGGACTTGGTTATGGGATTTTGTATTGATGACTTTGTTTGTAATGTCTGCTCTGAGCATGTTCTTTGGTACTAGATGGATTCGTATTGCACCTGCAGGCCCAATATTCTTGGGAGGGAGTGCGATAATTCTTTCATTGGATGCATTTTTCCCCTATGATTCACTTGGTCCATTACAATACGTTGTACCTTACCTTGTTCAAACAAATGTCTGGCTAGTCACTTTGTTTGATCTAGGTGTTGCAACAGCTCGTGATAACATAATGTTCCTTAAAGGCGACTATGGCCCTATGGTCCTCCAAGTTTTTTGGCCATCTGCTGGAGTTCACAGTATTATCATCTATTCCTTAGTGATGGGTGCATTCTTACTAAAAATGAATATTCCACGACATAGAAAATCAATTTACTTTGCACTTGGAATTTGCGGAACAATTGGTGTAAATGTAATCCGAATATTTTCATTATCTTGGTATGCTCTAAAAGTAACTACTGATGCGGCTAAATGGGAAGAATTCCATTCAGTAGCTGGAGAAATTCTGTTTTTGCCTTGGCTCTTTATCTTTTTATTAATTGTAATTCTAATTGAATCTAAGAGATTGAAAAAATTAGAATCTGAAGGAAAATCTGTCTCTAAAAGTAACTAG
- a CDS encoding cobalamin-binding protein: MPINSIVSFLPSATELLYEFGEEAKITGVTHECLYPKGAKSKPIVINSVVDSNNLSSNEIDQTTCQLLKEGKDIFVLNEENLKRANPDLIISQETCEVCAAYTNQVNKAVQILDKKPILHSMDPHNVDEIIDSVIKLGEILGKQEKASQIVESLKIRIQRIEKIRNGNCPKILAIEWIEPFFTAGHWVPQMIEIAGGKNMISKTGEHSRRLTIEEIREADPDTIILMPCGFDVKRTVQEYNQILKNNQEWNSLRAVKGGKVFAVDANSFFSKPSIRTITGIEILTKIIQLKNNTNIDIPTNSFLQIK, translated from the coding sequence ATGCCAATCAACAGTATTGTGTCATTTTTGCCAAGCGCCACAGAGTTGCTATATGAATTTGGAGAAGAAGCAAAAATTACAGGAGTAACACACGAATGTCTTTATCCCAAAGGGGCAAAATCAAAACCAATAGTAATTAATTCAGTAGTGGATTCTAATAATCTCAGCAGTAATGAAATTGATCAGACAACATGTCAATTACTAAAAGAAGGAAAAGATATTTTTGTTTTAAATGAAGAAAATCTAAAACGTGCAAATCCGGATTTGATCATATCTCAAGAGACGTGTGAAGTGTGTGCAGCATATACAAATCAGGTTAACAAGGCAGTGCAAATTTTGGATAAAAAACCAATTCTTCATTCAATGGATCCACATAACGTAGATGAGATCATCGACTCAGTCATTAAGTTAGGAGAAATTTTGGGCAAACAAGAAAAAGCATCACAGATAGTAGAGTCATTAAAAATAAGAATTCAAAGAATTGAAAAAATAAGAAACGGCAATTGTCCTAAAATTTTGGCAATTGAATGGATAGAACCATTTTTCACAGCAGGACATTGGGTTCCACAGATGATAGAAATAGCAGGAGGGAAAAATATGATCAGTAAAACAGGAGAACATTCCAGACGTTTAACAATAGAAGAGATCAGAGAAGCAGACCCAGACACAATAATATTAATGCCATGCGGTTTTGATGTTAAAAGGACAGTTCAAGAATATAATCAAATTCTAAAAAATAATCAAGAATGGAATTCATTAAGAGCAGTCAAAGGAGGAAAAGTGTTTGCAGTAGATGCAAATTCTTTTTTTAGCAAACCCAGTATCAGAACAATCACAGGAATAGAAATTTTAACAAAAATCATTCAACTAAAAAACAATACAAACATAGACATTCCTACAAACTCATTTTTACAGATAAAATAA
- a CDS encoding DsbA family protein, giving the protein MKKGIIIAGVVAAVIIGIITSYSSSSSEQLNMDMTRTHGTISTAMGSALLGDPSAPVTIVEFGDYQCHQCYNWFHNTKPSVFKNYVDTGKANFVFVDLAFLGRDSPKAAQATYCAEDQGKYWEFHDVLYNSQESQIDNGWANSERLKAFAFSLGLDMELFESCLDSGKYSKRVQYNIAEAKKHGVRGTPGFFIVGPDGQQQQISGAQPYSVFKQVIDSMI; this is encoded by the coding sequence ATGAAAAAAGGAATAATCATAGCTGGTGTAGTTGCTGCTGTGATTATTGGAATCATTACATCTTATTCATCTTCTTCTTCTGAACAACTCAATATGGACATGACTCGAACTCATGGTACTATTTCTACTGCTATGGGCTCCGCACTACTGGGAGATCCCTCTGCTCCTGTTACTATTGTCGAATTTGGCGATTACCAATGCCATCAATGTTATAATTGGTTTCATAATACCAAACCCTCTGTTTTTAAAAATTATGTGGATACTGGAAAAGCAAATTTTGTCTTTGTTGATCTTGCCTTTTTAGGACGTGATTCTCCTAAAGCAGCTCAGGCAACCTATTGCGCTGAGGATCAAGGGAAATACTGGGAATTTCATGATGTATTGTATAACTCCCAGGAATCTCAAATTGATAATGGATGGGCAAATTCTGAGCGATTGAAAGCTTTTGCCTTTAGTCTTGGTCTGGACATGGAATTGTTTGAAAGTTGCCTTGATTCTGGCAAGTATTCAAAACGTGTTCAGTACAATATTGCTGAAGCAAAGAAACATGGCGTAAGAGGCACTCCTGGATTCTTTATTGTTGGACCTGATGGACAGCAACAACAAATTAGTGGTGCACAACCCTATTCTGTTTTTAAACAGGTAATTGATTCTATGATCTAA
- a CDS encoding C2H2-type zinc finger protein, with product MNLQTNHMLTVDCREVVSIKNELLVYVSDQVAAIPTLKNHQFTLSMFDDDETIDTSVVISSIKEFLDSIGEGHNFAVISNNDVISIRSITGKSIERDSPPPTGEMFSCTHCGFVTRYEVEYQNHMKMHYL from the coding sequence ATGAATTTGCAAACAAATCATATGCTTACTGTGGATTGTAGGGAGGTTGTCTCAATCAAAAATGAATTATTAGTTTATGTCTCAGATCAAGTTGCCGCAATTCCCACCTTGAAAAATCATCAATTTACACTGTCTATGTTTGATGATGATGAAACCATAGATACAAGCGTAGTTATCTCTTCAATAAAGGAATTTTTAGATTCTATTGGTGAAGGTCATAACTTTGCGGTAATAAGCAACAACGACGTTATTTCGATAAGATCAATAACTGGAAAATCAATCGAACGTGATTCGCCCCCACCAACTGGAGAAATGTTTTCATGTACTCATTGTGGTTTTGTTACTCGCTATGAAGTGGAATACCAAAACCATATGAAAATGCATTATCTCTAA
- a CDS encoding NAD(P)-dependent oxidoreductase: MKKENKSQNGENQIMNIGIIGTGMLGNAVGLHLLEAGNNLTVYNRTREKTKELESKGAKVVDSPKQVAENSEIVIIVVKDSKAVRQISFDNNGIVFGKHDGLTVADMSTIDPSESEKITEEFEKFKINKLDIPVMGGPNVAISGDLVVMASGHKSTFEKFKKVFETIGNRVFYLGEKSIAHSVKLAMNLQIAMLALALSEGITLVRASNIDPKIFLEILNSTYFKTGMSEKKAYKMIDDKFDATFTLENLKKDIATITDYAKSNGVNLPMIKKAQEIYENASDMGFGKIDYTGILAYIKKINES; the protein is encoded by the coding sequence ATGAAGAAAGAAAATAAATCACAAAACGGAGAAAATCAGATCATGAATATTGGTATCATAGGCACTGGAATGCTAGGAAACGCAGTAGGACTGCATTTGTTAGAAGCAGGAAATAATTTGACAGTATACAACAGAACAAGAGAAAAAACAAAAGAACTGGAAAGTAAAGGAGCAAAAGTCGTAGATTCACCAAAACAAGTTGCAGAAAACTCAGAGATAGTCATCATAGTTGTAAAAGATTCAAAGGCAGTACGTCAAATTTCATTTGACAATAACGGAATTGTTTTTGGAAAACATGATGGATTGACAGTAGCAGATATGAGTACGATTGACCCATCAGAATCGGAAAAAATTACAGAGGAATTTGAAAAATTCAAAATAAACAAACTAGACATTCCGGTTATGGGAGGACCAAATGTAGCCATATCAGGTGATTTAGTAGTCATGGCATCAGGTCACAAATCAACGTTTGAAAAATTCAAAAAAGTGTTTGAAACCATAGGAAATAGAGTATTCTATTTAGGAGAAAAAAGCATTGCACATTCAGTAAAATTGGCAATGAATCTTCAAATTGCCATGTTAGCACTTGCGTTGTCTGAAGGAATTACTCTTGTCAGGGCATCCAATATAGATCCAAAGATATTTCTTGAAATACTGAATTCAACCTATTTCAAAACAGGAATGAGTGAGAAAAAAGCGTACAAAATGATTGATGATAAATTTGATGCAACATTTACTCTAGAAAACTTGAAAAAAGACATCGCTACAATAACTGATTATGCAAAATCAAACGGAGTTAATTTGCCTATGATAAAAAAGGCTCAAGAAATTTACGAAAATGCATCAGATATGGGATTTGGAAAGATAGACTATACTGGAATATTAGCATATATCAAAAAAATCAACGAGTCATAA
- a CDS encoding SDR family NAD(P)-dependent oxidoreductase gives MRVQDKVAIVTGASSDIGKGVVKRLVEEGAKVILVARNLEGLEKARKEIGNEEATASVTCDLTDESQVQQAVNQIVDTYGKIDILVNNAGAINDPVHFHQMQDSEIKKLIDVNLFGVFHMTKAVLGKMYEVRNGAIVNIGSISGERAIPRVHLAAYSSTKAAISMFTKAIAVEYARRNIRCNCVNPGIINSGMIKPYLDDPQARKVLEERLPLARIGEPTDVANAVLYLASDEANWITGTILNVDGGKAASEG, from the coding sequence ATGAGAGTTCAAGATAAAGTTGCAATTGTCACTGGGGCATCAAGTGATATTGGAAAAGGAGTTGTCAAAAGACTCGTAGAAGAAGGTGCAAAAGTAATACTAGTTGCAAGAAATCTAGAAGGCCTAGAAAAAGCAAGAAAAGAAATCGGAAACGAAGAAGCAACAGCTTCAGTGACATGTGATCTTACAGATGAATCACAAGTACAACAAGCAGTAAATCAAATTGTCGACACATATGGCAAAATAGACATCTTAGTAAATAACGCAGGAGCAATTAATGATCCTGTTCATTTTCACCAAATGCAAGATTCAGAAATTAAAAAATTAATCGATGTGAATTTATTCGGAGTATTTCACATGACAAAAGCGGTATTGGGGAAAATGTACGAGGTCAGAAATGGCGCAATAGTCAACATTGGTTCAATTTCAGGTGAAAGAGCTATTCCAAGAGTACATTTGGCAGCATATTCATCAACAAAGGCAGCAATTTCCATGTTCACAAAGGCAATAGCTGTAGAATATGCAAGACGAAACATCAGATGTAATTGTGTCAATCCAGGAATTATTAATTCAGGAATGATCAAACCATATCTTGACGATCCTCAAGCAAGAAAGGTTCTAGAAGAAAGACTTCCATTAGCAAGAATCGGAGAACCAACAGATGTTGCAAATGCAGTATTGTATTTAGCATCAGATGAAGCAAATTGGATTACAGGCACCATACTTAACGTAGATGGCGGAAAGGCAGCTTCAGAAGGTTAG
- a CDS encoding DUF99 family protein, with amino-acid sequence MRSLHLEKKGLRCLAIAESFRQNSKKSILCGLVMRRDFLIDGFVFGSATLEGDDATDVILKMYADLERPDVSYVIISGLIVSLYNIIDIKKLFDKLQIPIIGITYHESSGIESAIKHHFPESYKSKISEYKKLGTREKITLHTSNDVFIRKEGCTTNEVRKILDDLTLQGSFPEPIRVSQLLARTLLQKGLTF; translated from the coding sequence ATGAGATCTCTTCATCTTGAGAAAAAAGGACTGCGATGTTTGGCAATTGCTGAAAGTTTTAGACAGAATTCAAAAAAATCAATTCTTTGCGGTTTAGTTATGAGACGTGATTTTTTAATAGATGGGTTTGTTTTTGGTAGTGCTACACTGGAAGGCGATGATGCCACTGATGTAATTTTAAAAATGTATGCTGATCTAGAACGACCTGATGTCAGCTATGTGATTATTTCTGGATTGATTGTATCTTTGTATAATATTATAGACATCAAAAAATTATTTGACAAGTTACAAATTCCTATAATTGGAATAACATACCACGAATCATCTGGAATAGAATCTGCAATAAAACATCATTTTCCAGAATCATACAAATCAAAAATTTCAGAATACAAAAAACTTGGAACTCGAGAAAAAATCACATTGCATACATCCAATGATGTTTTTATCCGAAAAGAAGGCTGCACCACTAATGAAGTTAGAAAAATCCTTGATGACTTGACATTACAAGGCTCTTTTCCTGAACCAATACGTGTGTCTCAGTTACTTGCTAGGACCTTGCTCCAAAAAGGTCTAACCTTCTGA
- a CDS encoding NAD(P)/FAD-dependent oxidoreductase — MVQKFNFDLVVVGGGPAGSSAAFEAAKNGISVALIEKEKTIAETVRTSGVTWIQNIKEFGIPNDCFNPIKKFSFCSPNNEVTISDTEYRAAVLDVRKTYRWLAKQAEMQGSKIFVKTNISDVIKNSNGDIVGVKGTNQDGQIEFHSKVVIDASGFPSTVCKAMNLVTQWERFGAGAEYEVEAENVERDTWWLMVGQEYSPAGYAWIFPISEKIVRIGVGIGKPESNVDPTERLKELMEKKLGPIKKLGKITPIEFHYGLIPNDGLSRKTVYNNLMLVGDSAGQANPLVLEGIRYAIKFGRVAGKVSANAIKSGNTNEKSLMPYEDNWRKEIQSKINSASKVQDRWIGLSDKEWDNELDIINELNPEEFLDFIKADFGLSNMVKLAAHHPKLAVRQLFNIVKNAK, encoded by the coding sequence TTGGTACAGAAATTCAATTTTGATCTTGTTGTGGTAGGAGGAGGTCCAGCAGGGTCATCTGCAGCATTTGAGGCAGCAAAAAACGGCATTAGTGTTGCATTGATTGAAAAAGAAAAAACAATTGCAGAGACAGTAAGGACTAGTGGGGTTACATGGATTCAGAACATCAAAGAGTTTGGCATCCCAAACGACTGCTTTAATCCTATCAAAAAGTTTTCATTCTGTTCTCCAAATAACGAAGTAACAATTAGCGATACAGAATACAGAGCAGCGGTTTTAGATGTGAGAAAAACATATCGATGGTTGGCAAAACAAGCTGAAATGCAAGGATCTAAAATTTTTGTAAAAACAAACATTTCAGACGTAATAAAAAATAGCAACGGGGACATTGTAGGGGTTAAAGGAACAAATCAGGACGGACAGATAGAATTCCATTCCAAAGTTGTTATCGATGCTAGCGGTTTTCCTTCAACAGTGTGTAAAGCGATGAATCTAGTTACTCAGTGGGAAAGATTTGGTGCAGGGGCCGAATACGAAGTAGAAGCTGAAAATGTTGAAAGAGACACATGGTGGTTAATGGTAGGTCAAGAATATTCTCCAGCAGGATATGCATGGATTTTCCCAATTTCAGAAAAAATTGTAAGAATAGGAGTAGGAATAGGTAAACCAGAATCCAATGTAGATCCTACTGAAAGATTAAAAGAATTGATGGAAAAAAAATTAGGCCCAATAAAAAAACTAGGAAAAATCACTCCAATTGAGTTTCATTATGGATTAATTCCAAATGACGGATTATCAAGGAAGACTGTTTACAATAACTTAATGTTAGTAGGAGATTCAGCAGGACAAGCAAATCCTCTTGTTCTGGAAGGAATCAGATATGCGATAAAATTTGGAAGAGTTGCTGGAAAAGTTTCAGCAAATGCAATAAAATCAGGAAACACAAATGAAAAATCATTGATGCCATATGAAGACAACTGGAGAAAAGAAATCCAATCCAAGATAAATTCCGCATCCAAAGTTCAAGATAGATGGATTGGACTATCAGACAAGGAATGGGATAATGAGCTTGACATCATAAATGAGCTCAATCCAGAAGAGTTTTTGGATTTTATAAAAGCAGATTTTGGATTATCAAACATGGTAAAACTTGCAGCACATCATCCAAAATTAGCAGTAAGACAGTTATTCAACATAGTAAAAAATGCAAAATAA
- a CDS encoding bifunctional 2-polyprenyl-6-hydroxyphenol methylase/3-demethylubiquinol 3-O-methyltransferase UbiG, producing MDPVKKTFDEWAENGRAELMEREHGKNVQRFLKTIRFEKPFTFLDVGCGNGWVVRKIAQEKNCKKAIGIDKSKKMINQANKKKISKKESFIHTDIQSWRYRGKFDYVFSMESLYYVDSIEESLSKIFKMLRSEGEFFCGTDFYKDNKATARWAKMMNLKMHLHSKQEWRRLFNDAGFETKTKQIKNPRGNQKWKRDLGTLFIIGKKPKKQYSN from the coding sequence ATGGATCCGGTAAAGAAAACATTTGACGAATGGGCTGAAAACGGCAGAGCAGAATTAATGGAAAGAGAGCATGGAAAAAATGTTCAGCGTTTTCTAAAAACAATCAGATTTGAAAAACCGTTTACGTTCTTAGATGTAGGATGTGGCAATGGATGGGTTGTAAGAAAAATCGCTCAAGAAAAAAACTGTAAAAAAGCAATAGGCATAGACAAAAGCAAGAAAATGATCAATCAAGCAAACAAAAAGAAAATATCAAAGAAAGAAAGTTTCATCCATACAGATATTCAGTCTTGGAGATACAGAGGAAAATTTGATTATGTTTTTTCCATGGAGTCGTTATACTATGTAGATTCAATTGAAGAATCACTATCAAAAATTTTTAAGATGTTAAGATCAGAAGGAGAGTTTTTCTGTGGCACTGATTTCTATAAAGACAACAAGGCAACTGCAAGGTGGGCAAAGATGATGAATCTAAAGATGCATCTACATTCAAAACAAGAATGGAGGAGACTTTTCAATGATGCAGGGTTTGAAACAAAAACAAAACAAATCAAAAATCCCAGAGGCAATCAAAAATGGAAACGTGATTTAGGAACATTATTCATAATAGGAAAAAAGCCAAAAAAGCAATACTCAAATTAA
- the cofD gene encoding 2-phospho-L-lactate transferase — protein MITVLAGGTGSVKLVRGLVSQESKVNVVSNVGDNYWLYGLYVCPDIDTIVYGLADLLDQEKGWGIKKDTFNFLRQMEVFGEETWFRVGDRDAATHLIRTNMLKNGKNLSDITKWMCEKFAVSANIIPVTDNSVETRIITDKGELHLQEYWVKHRGKDPVEGIQYIGADKARPNPEAVNAIHDADMVILAPGNPLTSIGPMLQIKGIRKELSKIKKKVVAVSPLIGDKAITGPAAKYMEAAGIETNAYGLAKMYSDVCSNIIVDSKDKLLIKKIQNLDMKVYDTKITMKNKIAEDALANFILKQVHV, from the coding sequence ATGATTACAGTATTAGCAGGAGGAACAGGTTCAGTAAAGTTAGTCAGAGGACTGGTGTCTCAAGAATCAAAAGTTAATGTTGTAAGCAATGTAGGAGACAATTACTGGTTATACGGATTGTATGTGTGTCCAGATATAGATACAATTGTCTATGGGTTAGCAGATTTACTAGATCAGGAAAAAGGATGGGGAATCAAAAAAGACACTTTCAATTTTCTAAGACAGATGGAAGTATTTGGAGAAGAGACATGGTTCAGAGTTGGAGATAGAGATGCTGCAACACATTTGATCAGAACAAACATGTTAAAAAACGGCAAAAATTTGAGCGATATTACAAAATGGATGTGTGAGAAATTTGCAGTCAGTGCAAACATAATCCCTGTTACAGATAACAGCGTAGAGACAAGAATCATAACAGACAAAGGAGAATTACATCTTCAAGAGTACTGGGTAAAACACAGAGGGAAAGATCCTGTAGAAGGAATTCAATATATCGGTGCAGACAAAGCCAGACCAAATCCTGAAGCAGTAAATGCAATTCATGATGCAGATATGGTCATATTAGCACCAGGAAATCCATTAACATCAATTGGTCCAATGTTACAAATTAAAGGGATTAGAAAAGAGTTATCAAAAATAAAGAAAAAGGTTGTTGCAGTAAGTCCATTAATCGGAGACAAGGCAATAACAGGACCTGCTGCAAAATACATGGAAGCTGCAGGGATTGAAACAAATGCATATGGCCTTGCAAAGATGTACTCTGATGTGTGTTCAAACATAATTGTAGATTCCAAGGATAAATTATTGATAAAGAAAATTCAAAATCTAGACATGAAAGTTTACGACACAAAAATCACAATGAAAAATAAAATTGCCGAAGACGCATTGGCAAATTTCATTTTAAAACAAGTGCACGTATAA
- the cofC gene encoding 2-phospho-L-lactate guanylyltransferase, which translates to MKIAAIIPVKTFSQAKTRLNLSDSQKEELCKIMLEEILHTLSISPQIEKIIVVTKEKSAIDMAKKFNAISIIDDEEKSVNGAVALADKYLLENGFDASIVFPQDIPFIKTQDIDFILNYKIPPNFAIVVPSRRFDGTNALVRMPVNLMKTHYDEDSYKIHMNTAKVHTRNVALVFSKRIMWDVDNIEDLEFLLEQNEKPHITQKIKSVLESN; encoded by the coding sequence TTGAAAATAGCAGCAATCATTCCAGTAAAGACTTTTTCACAAGCAAAAACGCGCCTAAATTTATCAGATAGTCAAAAAGAAGAATTATGCAAAATCATGCTAGAAGAAATTTTACATACATTATCAATATCACCTCAAATTGAAAAAATAATTGTTGTGACAAAAGAAAAAAGTGCAATAGACATGGCAAAAAAATTCAATGCAATTTCAATCATAGACGATGAAGAAAAAAGTGTTAATGGAGCTGTGGCTTTAGCTGACAAGTATCTATTAGAAAACGGATTTGATGCATCAATAGTATTTCCACAAGACATACCATTTATCAAAACACAAGATATCGATTTTATTCTAAACTACAAGATACCACCAAATTTTGCAATTGTAGTTCCATCTAGAAGATTTGACGGAACAAATGCACTAGTACGTATGCCAGTGAATTTAATGAAGACCCATTATGACGAAGACAGTTACAAAATCCACATGAATACTGCTAAGGTTCACACACGAAATGTAGCGCTTGTGTTTTCAAAACGAATAATGTGGGATGTTGATAATATTGAAGATTTAGAATTCCTTTTAGAACAAAACGAAAAACCACACATCACACAAAAAATCAAAAGTGTTTTAGAATCAAATTAA
- a CDS encoding transcription initiation factor IIB family protein: protein MVKSVNPKDRCPRCGQGTLVTDANTGENFCGKCGFVITDKVEESGPEWRSFSNEGENKSRAGVPTSLAMHDMGLATVINPQNRDATGKPLTASMKSTIERLRTWDSRSQVHEPVDRNFRQAFSELDRLKDKLAVGDAVIEKAAYIYRKALEKGLVRGRSISALIASALYAACRDTETPRTLKDIGQASNIKRKDIARCYRLLLRELNLKMPVVDPVKCISRIASKAGLSEKTKRKATKILQTAEENKISAGKDPMGLAAAALYVACVTNGENKTQRDVAEAAGVTEVTIRNRYKGLKVALNL, encoded by the coding sequence ATGGTTAAAAGTGTAAATCCAAAAGACAGATGTCCAAGATGTGGACAAGGCACCCTAGTTACAGATGCAAATACTGGGGAAAATTTTTGTGGAAAGTGTGGATTTGTAATTACTGACAAAGTAGAAGAATCAGGACCAGAGTGGAGATCATTTTCGAATGAAGGAGAAAACAAAAGCAGAGCAGGAGTTCCAACATCACTTGCAATGCACGACATGGGATTAGCAACTGTAATCAATCCTCAAAATCGTGATGCTACTGGAAAACCACTTACAGCATCAATGAAAAGTACAATTGAAAGACTAAGAACGTGGGACAGCAGAAGTCAAGTTCATGAACCAGTTGACAGAAACTTCAGACAAGCGTTTAGTGAACTTGATAGATTAAAAGACAAACTTGCAGTAGGTGATGCAGTAATTGAAAAAGCAGCTTATATTTACAGAAAGGCATTAGAAAAAGGATTGGTTAGAGGAAGATCAATATCTGCACTCATTGCATCAGCATTGTATGCTGCATGTAGAGACACTGAAACACCAAGAACACTAAAAGATATCGGGCAGGCAAGTAACATAAAAAGAAAAGACATTGCAAGATGTTATCGCCTATTACTACGAGAGTTAAATTTGAAAATGCCAGTAGTTGATCCTGTCAAATGTATTTCCAGGATTGCAAGCAAAGCAGGGCTATCTGAAAAAACTAAAAGAAAAGCAACAAAGATTTTGCAAACAGCAGAAGAGAATAAAATTTCAGCTGGAAAAGATCCCATGGGATTGGCAGCAGCAGCTCTTTACGTAGCATGTGTGACAAATGGCGAAAACAAAACACAAAGAGATGTAGCAGAAGCTGCAGGAGTTACAGAGGTCACCATCAGAAATAGATACAAAGGACTTAAAGTTGCATTAAATCTCTAA
- a CDS encoding CPBP family intramembrane glutamic endopeptidase — MQESNKILQSLGIPHSALLSVIFGMMLLSFPMGLFVVFNTDLGSDINFDYPLFELSSFSGLDLSLPFAVTIGDAFVLLWSLYAILFAMSIFGPKNGFLQTLSPLLSSGKTVSDSNYLVSITKWFSILILVSAIVTLTQEGFGIETLPPPADNDLEQFLLVTLAPLAEEIGFRALLIGIPVFALYAHKFSAKYFFKSLWNPNANLHVYDSKKALVLIVLVGILFGFAHIATGEPWSEGKFAQASASGIILGWLYFRFGLLPAIVVHWGTNYFIFSYAHFVSQINEISVDEAFYHPLLNSMEVIFLISGVVSLTLLILTYFNSKKKSQLEI; from the coding sequence TTGCAAGAGTCTAACAAAATTCTTCAAAGTTTAGGTATTCCACATTCTGCATTACTATCTGTTATTTTTGGAATGATGTTGTTATCATTTCCAATGGGATTGTTTGTTGTTTTTAACACTGATCTGGGATCTGACATTAATTTTGATTATCCTCTTTTTGAGCTTAGTTCTTTTAGTGGGCTGGATCTTTCATTACCATTTGCTGTGACAATTGGTGATGCATTTGTATTGTTGTGGTCCCTCTATGCAATTCTTTTTGCAATGTCTATTTTTGGACCAAAAAATGGATTTTTGCAAACTTTATCCCCGCTTCTTTCTTCTGGAAAAACTGTTTCTGATTCGAATTATCTTGTTTCTATCACAAAATGGTTTTCCATCTTAATTCTGGTTTCAGCTATTGTTACTTTGACTCAAGAGGGGTTTGGAATTGAAACTTTGCCCCCTCCTGCTGACAATGATTTGGAGCAATTCTTGCTTGTAACATTGGCTCCCCTAGCTGAAGAGATTGGTTTTAGGGCATTATTGATAGGAATCCCTGTTTTTGCATTATATGCCCATAAGTTTTCTGCAAAGTATTTTTTTAAATCCCTTTGGAATCCTAATGCAAATCTACACGTTTATGATTCAAAAAAAGCTCTGGTTTTGATTGTGCTTGTTGGAATCCTTTTTGGATTTGCCCATATTGCCACAGGTGAACCGTGGAGTGAGGGTAAATTTGCACAGGCTTCTGCAAGTGGAATTATTCTTGGATGGCTATACTTTAGATTTGGTCTATTACCTGCAATTGTTGTTCACTGGGGGACAAATTATTTTATTTTCTCTTATGCACACTTTGTATCTCAAATAAATGAAATTTCAGTCGATGAAGCATTTTATCACCCACTGTTAAATTCTATGGAAGTGATCTTTCTAATTTCTGGTGTTGTTTCTTTAACCCTCTTGATTTTGACTTATTTTAACTCAAAAAAGAAATCTCAATTAGAGATTTAA